The following are from one region of the Cloacibacterium sp. TD35 genome:
- a CDS encoding alpha/beta hydrolase → MDLQFIVREPENITQNTQLLVMIHGYGSNEEDLFSFRHDLPEDWIIVSYRAPKMTDYNGFSWYDIDFNDAEKFIDVEQAVDSMKAIMKSIDNIKHHYQLEGKTNMMGFSQGGILTYAMTLTYPEYFQKIACLSAYPEPKILKNIKGKKEIQHLRFFISHGTEDAVIPLEWGRKAADFLYELGAFFTFREYMNGHGVNQKNYMDLIKFFTS, encoded by the coding sequence ATGGATTTACAATTTATCGTAAGAGAGCCCGAAAACATTACTCAAAACACTCAACTTTTGGTGATGATTCATGGCTATGGCAGTAATGAAGAAGATTTATTTTCTTTTCGTCATGATTTGCCAGAAGATTGGATTATCGTGAGTTATAGAGCTCCAAAAATGACCGATTACAATGGTTTTTCTTGGTACGACATTGATTTTAACGATGCTGAAAAATTTATAGATGTAGAACAGGCTGTAGATTCTATGAAAGCGATTATGAAATCTATTGATAACATTAAACATCATTATCAGCTAGAAGGGAAAACCAATATGATGGGATTTTCGCAAGGCGGAATTCTTACGTATGCTATGACGCTTACTTACCCAGAATATTTTCAGAAAATCGCTTGTTTAAGTGCGTATCCTGAACCTAAAATCCTTAAAAACATTAAAGGTAAAAAAGAAATTCAGCATCTTAGATTTTTTATTTCTCATGGAACTGAAGACGCTGTAATCCCATTAGAATGGGGAAGAAAAGCAGCAGATTTCTTATATGAACTGGGAGCATTTTTTACTTTCAGAGAATACATGAACGGACATGGCGTGAATCAAAAAAACTACATGGATTTAATTAAATTCTTTACCTCATAA
- a CDS encoding ABC transporter permease, with the protein MAKGNTAFYIARRYLIAKKGSQAVSFITGLAAFAMMVAVAAMFIIISVFSGLEDLNKDFISNLHADLTLKSSQGKVIPNIQKVTSTLKSENEINHFSKMIEEKVYIDYNNTGEIAYIRGVDSAYVKVNPIDKNIFYGSYPSFKFMNEVIMEAQLNNRLAIPVANDVNVATLFMPKPGKGIINKEEDIFNKRDIYVTGIFPGNDQLNNYIIAPLELTSELLNLPKNSAYEIAIKLKNPEKADAVKEDLQNKLGSQVTIKTKAEENAAFWKMINTEKLMIYLIFALVIFITTFNLAGAIIILQLDKKDQAKSLISLGFTINDLRKTYFNTGLLIVLFGVISGLILGTIICVIQIQTGIFKATETLPFPVKIYWPNYFYVALIGLFFGVSVSWIFSKINKENINEN; encoded by the coding sequence ATGGCCAAAGGAAATACCGCTTTTTATATCGCGAGAAGATATCTCATTGCTAAAAAAGGAAGCCAGGCTGTAAGTTTTATTACAGGATTGGCTGCTTTTGCTATGATGGTAGCGGTAGCCGCTATGTTTATTATTATTTCGGTTTTTTCTGGATTAGAAGACCTTAACAAGGATTTTATCTCTAATCTTCATGCCGATCTTACGCTGAAAAGCTCTCAAGGAAAAGTTATCCCTAATATTCAAAAAGTAACTTCTACCCTGAAATCTGAAAACGAAATCAATCATTTTTCTAAAATGATTGAAGAAAAAGTATACATAGACTATAACAATACGGGCGAAATAGCTTACATAAGAGGCGTAGATTCGGCTTATGTAAAAGTAAATCCTATTGACAAAAACATTTTCTACGGAAGTTATCCTTCATTTAAATTTATGAATGAAGTGATTATGGAGGCTCAACTGAACAATAGATTGGCAATTCCCGTAGCCAATGATGTAAATGTAGCGACTCTTTTTATGCCAAAACCTGGCAAAGGAATCATCAATAAAGAAGAAGATATTTTCAACAAAAGAGATATTTATGTTACTGGAATTTTCCCTGGAAATGACCAGCTGAACAATTATATTATTGCTCCTCTGGAACTGACTTCGGAGTTATTGAACTTGCCTAAAAATTCTGCTTACGAGATTGCCATAAAACTAAAAAATCCTGAAAAAGCAGATGCCGTAAAAGAAGATTTACAAAATAAACTCGGCAGTCAGGTTACCATAAAAACAAAAGCAGAAGAAAATGCCGCCTTCTGGAAAATGATTAACACCGAAAAACTGATGATTTACCTCATCTTTGCTTTGGTGATTTTCATTACTACATTTAACCTCGCAGGTGCTATTATTATTCTTCAGCTTGACAAAAAAGATCAAGCTAAATCTTTGATTTCTTTAGGCTTTACCATCAATGATTTAAGAAAGACCTACTTTAATACTGGATTACTTATTGTACTGTTTGGGGTAATCTCTGGCTTAATATTGGGAACGATTATTTGTGTCATCCAAATACAAACTGGTATTTTTAAGGCCACCGAAACGCTCCCTTTTCCGGTTAAAATCTACTGGCCTAATTATTTCTATGTGGCTTTAATAGGACTTTTCTTCGGAGTTTCTGTCTCTTGGATATTTTCAAAAATAAATAAAGAGAATATTAATGAAAATTAA
- a CDS encoding Rrf2 family transcriptional regulator encodes MNNTRFSTALHIMTILGTKPEEWHTSDWLAGSINVNPVIVRKEISVLREAGLVESKKGKEGGSRLGKNLDQITMAEIYNAVKNSEVLGKKNQHPNPHCEVGKVINRHLDFLFSETDEVVVNFLKEKSLKNFIEQFK; translated from the coding sequence ATGAACAATACTAGATTTTCCACAGCACTTCATATTATGACTATTCTTGGTACTAAACCAGAAGAATGGCACACCTCTGATTGGCTGGCGGGGAGTATCAATGTAAATCCTGTAATCGTTAGAAAAGAAATTTCTGTACTTAGAGAAGCGGGTTTGGTAGAAAGCAAAAAAGGGAAAGAAGGTGGCTCTAGATTAGGAAAAAACCTGGACCAAATTACCATGGCAGAGATTTACAATGCCGTAAAAAACTCAGAAGTTTTAGGAAAAAAAAATCAGCATCCTAATCCACACTGTGAAGTAGGAAAGGTGATTAATAGGCATCTGGATTTTCTTTTTTCTGAAACAGATGAGGTAGTGGTGAATTTCTTAAAAGAAAAATCATTGAAAAATTTTATAGAACAGTTCAAATAA
- the mce gene encoding methylmalonyl-CoA epimerase, whose translation MKIEHLGIAIKSLETSDNLFARLLGKSHYKQESVEREGVTTSFYQLGESKIELLEATNPESPIAKFIDKKGEGIHHIAFGVEDIRAEIERLKAEGFVFISEEPKDGADNKLVVFLHPKSTNGVLVELCQEKP comes from the coding sequence ATGAAAATAGAGCACTTAGGAATCGCTATCAAAAGTCTAGAAACGTCAGACAATCTTTTTGCAAGATTATTGGGAAAGAGCCATTATAAACAAGAATCGGTAGAAAGAGAAGGCGTAACTACTTCTTTTTATCAATTAGGAGAGAGCAAAATAGAACTTTTGGAAGCTACCAATCCAGAAAGTCCAATTGCTAAGTTTATCGACAAAAAAGGAGAAGGAATACACCATATTGCTTTTGGAGTAGAAGATATAAGAGCAGAAATAGAAAGATTAAAAGCAGAGGGTTTTGTTTTTATTTCCGAAGAGCCCAAAGATGGCGCAGATAATAAGTTGGTGGTTTTCTTACATCCTAAGTCTACAAATGGGGTTTTGGTAGAATTGTGTCAAGAAAAACCTTAA
- a CDS encoding M23 family metallopeptidase translates to MKNLFIKKKNVQLFMGALLFVILLQSFVIAKLYSEKDDKNYQVNLVKINTQKDSLDFFKLKNDLASVENTVRTINNYLKAKNASNLSIEALSRDSLSSSVYLSNQSSRYSEYLVELEKRLQQVPVGHPIDNGFLSSNFGMRKNPIPSKKILLASARPLAISSEKIEKDSTGNVINKSNVNIASKNAAPAEKDQMQFHKGIDYGVDYGSNVMCTATGKVIFAGQKSGYGNCVIISHGNGLATLYAHLSKINVKANQSVKAGEVIAQSGNSGRSTGPHLHYEVHKNNTPVNPKLFLNL, encoded by the coding sequence ATGAAGAATTTATTTATAAAAAAGAAGAATGTTCAGCTGTTTATGGGCGCTCTTCTTTTCGTTATCCTTCTACAAAGTTTTGTTATTGCAAAATTATATTCAGAAAAAGATGACAAAAACTATCAAGTCAATTTAGTAAAAATTAACACCCAAAAAGACAGCTTAGATTTCTTTAAATTAAAAAATGATTTAGCCTCTGTAGAAAACACAGTAAGAACAATCAACAATTATTTAAAGGCAAAAAACGCCTCTAACCTAAGCATTGAAGCTCTATCTAGAGATAGTTTATCTAGTTCGGTTTATCTGTCTAACCAGAGTTCTAGATATTCTGAATATCTCGTAGAATTAGAAAAACGTTTACAACAAGTACCAGTTGGACATCCTATAGACAACGGTTTTCTATCGTCTAATTTCGGAATGAGAAAAAATCCTATTCCGTCTAAGAAAATCCTACTCGCTTCTGCAAGACCTCTTGCTATTTCATCTGAAAAAATAGAAAAAGACAGCACTGGAAATGTAATCAACAAAAGTAACGTTAACATAGCATCAAAAAACGCTGCTCCTGCTGAAAAAGACCAAATGCAATTCCACAAGGGAATAGATTATGGTGTAGATTACGGCAGTAATGTAATGTGTACCGCCACTGGAAAAGTAATTTTTGCAGGTCAAAAAAGCGGGTATGGAAACTGCGTAATCATAAGCCATGGTAACGGTTTAGCTACGCTCTATGCTCACCTTTCTAAAATTAATGTAAAGGCTAACCAAAGTGTAAAAGCGGGAGAAGTAATCGCACAATCTGGCAATTCAGGAAGAAGTACTGGTCCACATTTGCATTACGAAGTTCATAAGAACAATACTCCTGTAAACCCTAAATTATTTCTGAATTTATAA
- a CDS encoding Lrp/AsnC family transcriptional regulator, translating into MELDSIDKKLLYFLQEDSKQTTKELSHKLDLSVTAVYERIKKLEKQGVISKYVTLIDKHKVEKNFIVLCHVKLTQHKKEYVLQFEKEIMTLPEVTECFHVSGDYDYILKICVKNMEEYRNFMVTKLTTLQHIGSTHSSFMIAEVKNTTTIEV; encoded by the coding sequence ATGGAACTTGACTCAATTGATAAAAAATTACTCTATTTTCTTCAGGAAGATAGTAAACAAACAACTAAAGAATTGTCTCACAAGTTAGATTTGTCTGTGACGGCGGTTTATGAACGCATCAAAAAATTAGAAAAGCAAGGTGTCATTTCTAAATATGTAACGCTGATTGATAAACATAAGGTGGAGAAAAATTTCATCGTGCTCTGTCATGTGAAATTAACGCAACACAAGAAAGAATACGTGTTACAGTTTGAAAAAGAGATTATGACTTTGCCAGAAGTAACGGAATGTTTCCACGTGAGTGGCGATTATGATTATATCTTGAAAATCTGTGTAAAAAACATGGAAGAGTACAGAAATTTTATGGTGACTAAGCTCACTACTTTACAACACATCGGCTCTACACACAGTTCTTTTATGATTGCCGAAGTGAAAAATACAACTACGATTGAGGTTTAG
- a CDS encoding acyl-CoA desaturase has product MVIIIFIIVLWYSGLFFQTFFLHRYAAHQTYTMSKFGEKLCFILTWITQGSNYLSAYGYGVMHRMHHAFADTEKDPHSPKYDPNPLAMMWRTKNVYQQINKQKIAIEEKFTKNVPQWKSFDKFASSWYSRIGWGAFYTVFFIIFSEYWWHWLLLPVAILMAPIHGMIINWFGHIYGYVNFKVNDTSKNLFRFDWLMLGEGYHNNHHKFGGRANFGGVRWHEIDVTYMIMLLLEKLGWIKMNRVMATPKREI; this is encoded by the coding sequence ATGGTTATTATTATTTTCATCATCGTCCTATGGTATTCAGGACTATTTTTTCAAACTTTTTTCCTTCATCGTTACGCAGCACATCAAACCTACACCATGTCTAAATTTGGTGAAAAACTGTGTTTTATTCTTACTTGGATTACCCAAGGTTCTAATTATCTTTCAGCGTATGGTTATGGTGTAATGCACAGAATGCATCACGCTTTTGCTGATACAGAAAAAGACCCGCATTCTCCAAAATACGACCCTAATCCACTTGCAATGATGTGGAGAACGAAAAATGTTTATCAACAAATCAACAAACAAAAAATTGCCATCGAAGAAAAATTTACGAAAAACGTTCCTCAATGGAAATCATTCGACAAGTTTGCCAGTTCATGGTACTCAAGAATTGGTTGGGGAGCATTTTACACCGTTTTCTTTATTATTTTTTCTGAATATTGGTGGCATTGGTTATTATTACCTGTGGCTATTTTAATGGCTCCAATCCACGGAATGATTATCAATTGGTTTGGTCACATTTACGGATATGTCAATTTCAAAGTGAATGACACTTCTAAAAATTTATTCCGTTTTGATTGGTTAATGCTCGGCGAAGGTTATCACAACAATCATCATAAATTCGGTGGAAGAGCTAATTTCGGCGGCGTAAGATGGCACGAAATAGATGTGACTTACATGATTATGTTGCTCTTAGAAAAATTAGGCTGGATTAAAATGAACCGAGTGATGGCAACTCCAAAAAGAGAAATCTAA
- a CDS encoding NAD(P)-dependent oxidoreductase has product MKKIAVIGATGFVGTQLVKELANRGYFVNALARNTSKIEKTENVKAIAVDVYNTDELSEILKGNDAVISAFNPGWANPNIFEDFLKGAVSIEKAVEESGVKRFITVGGAGSLYIAENLQLIDTTEFPAEIKPGAEAARQYLEIIKKNENLDWTFFSPAIEMHPGTAGVRKGTYRTALENPVFDEEGRSVLSVEDVAVALVDELENNKFVKQRFTAAY; this is encoded by the coding sequence ATGAAAAAAATAGCAGTAATAGGAGCTACGGGTTTTGTAGGCACTCAATTAGTAAAAGAATTAGCAAATAGAGGATATTTCGTAAATGCCTTGGCTAGAAATACTTCTAAAATTGAAAAAACAGAAAATGTAAAAGCAATAGCTGTAGATGTTTACAATACCGATGAATTGTCAGAAATACTAAAAGGGAATGATGCGGTAATTAGCGCATTCAATCCGGGCTGGGCAAATCCTAATATTTTTGAAGATTTCTTAAAAGGGGCAGTCAGCATAGAAAAAGCGGTAGAAGAATCTGGAGTAAAGAGATTTATTACGGTAGGTGGAGCAGGAAGTTTATACATTGCCGAAAACTTACAATTAATAGATACCACAGAATTTCCTGCGGAGATAAAACCTGGCGCAGAAGCAGCCAGACAATATTTAGAAATCATTAAAAAGAACGAAAATCTAGATTGGACATTCTTTTCTCCAGCTATAGAAATGCATCCGGGTACAGCTGGCGTAAGAAAAGGAACATACAGAACGGCGCTAGAAAATCCGGTTTTTGATGAGGAGGGAAGAAGCGTACTTTCTGTAGAAGATGTAGCAGTAGCTTTGGTAGACGAATTAGAAAATAATAAGTTTGTGAAGCAAAGATTTACAGCGGCTTATTAA
- a CDS encoding NAD(P)H-dependent glycerol-3-phosphate dehydrogenase — protein sequence MAKKKGKTLPTVGVVGSGSFATAIVKMLLENAKLVHWCVRNEFVKGALELRGHNPNYLTAVAFDVRKLKITTDINELVSECDIIVLATPSIYLSDAIEKMTCNYEGKLFVSAIKGIVPKHNDVVAHYLRDVFKIGFRNQAVIAGPCHAEEVAMERLSYLTIAAAEKENVDALRELFTSDYIKVSCSKDILGNEYSAILKNIYAIAAGIASGLGYGDNFNAVLVSNAIREMELFLDAVYPEAREVNDSAYLGDLLVTAYSLFSRNRNLGNLIGKGYTVKSAVQSMSMVAEGYYATRGIYEIAFEKKLKTPIINTVFSILYEGKDAEKQFKKLTEKLT from the coding sequence ATGGCTAAAAAGAAAGGCAAAACATTGCCAACTGTGGGGGTTGTAGGAAGCGGTAGTTTCGCTACGGCAATTGTAAAAATGCTATTAGAAAATGCGAAATTGGTGCATTGGTGCGTGAGGAATGAGTTTGTAAAGGGAGCTCTAGAATTGCGTGGTCATAATCCTAATTATCTTACTGCGGTTGCTTTTGATGTAAGAAAACTGAAAATCACTACAGATATTAATGAGTTAGTTTCTGAGTGTGATATCATTGTTTTAGCAACTCCTTCTATCTATCTTTCTGATGCAATAGAAAAAATGACTTGTAATTACGAAGGGAAATTATTCGTTTCTGCAATCAAAGGGATTGTCCCTAAACATAATGATGTAGTAGCACATTATTTGAGAGATGTTTTTAAAATTGGCTTCAGAAATCAAGCCGTTATTGCGGGGCCATGTCATGCAGAAGAAGTAGCGATGGAGAGATTGTCTTATCTTACTATAGCCGCAGCAGAAAAAGAAAATGTAGATGCGCTTAGAGAACTTTTTACTTCTGATTATATTAAGGTAAGCTGTTCCAAAGATATTTTGGGTAATGAGTATAGTGCGATTCTTAAAAATATTTACGCCATCGCAGCAGGAATTGCAAGTGGATTAGGATATGGAGATAACTTTAATGCAGTTCTGGTTTCTAATGCGATTAGAGAGATGGAATTATTTTTAGATGCTGTGTATCCAGAGGCTAGAGAGGTGAATGATAGTGCATATTTAGGAGATTTACTGGTAACCGCTTATTCACTCTTTTCTAGAAATAGAAATTTAGGAAATCTTATCGGTAAAGGCTACACCGTAAAATCTGCGGTGCAATCTATGAGTATGGTTGCAGAAGGATATTACGCAACTCGTGGAATTTATGAAATCGCTTTTGAAAAGAAACTGAAAACCCCAATTATCAATACTGTTTTCAGTATTTTATATGAAGGAAAAGACGCCGAAAAACAATTTAAAAAATTAACTGAAAAATTAACGTAA
- a CDS encoding aminotransferase class I/II-fold pyridoxal phosphate-dependent enzyme, which produces MENFDAANAIQDLQYFGEFGGVNPSISDSSTYTFLSAKTMFDTFEGNAEGCYLYSRHSSPMNLYLAQALAKMEGTEAANVTASGMGAITSTLLQVCKSGDHIVSARTIYGGTYAFLKNFLPPFNIETSFVDINNFEAIENAIKPNTKVIYCESVSNPLLEVADLRKLSEICKKYNLKLIVDNTFSPLQISPIHLGADIVIHSLTKFINGSSDTVGGVYCASQQFIDDTKNVNNGSCMLLGPTMDSFRSASILKNLRTLHIRMKKHSDNAMYLAERFEKDGLKVNYPGLKSHRNHELMKSMMHQEYGFGGLLTLDAGTVDKANELMEMMQQENLGYLAVSLGFYKTLFSCSGSSTSSEIPEEERISMGLSDGLIRFSIGLDHDIERTYQKMKACMVKVGIL; this is translated from the coding sequence ATGGAAAATTTCGATGCAGCAAATGCCATTCAAGACTTACAATATTTTGGAGAATTCGGCGGGGTAAACCCTTCTATTTCAGACAGTTCTACCTACACTTTTTTATCTGCAAAAACCATGTTCGATACATTCGAGGGCAATGCTGAAGGTTGCTATTTATACTCAAGACATTCATCTCCGATGAATTTATATTTAGCTCAAGCTTTAGCAAAAATGGAAGGAACAGAAGCAGCGAACGTTACCGCATCTGGAATGGGCGCGATTACTTCTACTCTACTTCAAGTCTGTAAAAGTGGCGACCACATTGTTTCAGCCAGAACAATTTATGGTGGAACTTACGCATTTTTGAAAAACTTCCTGCCTCCTTTTAACATTGAAACAAGCTTTGTAGACATTAACAATTTTGAAGCAATAGAAAACGCCATCAAACCTAATACGAAGGTGATTTATTGCGAAAGCGTGAGCAATCCTTTATTAGAAGTAGCAGACTTGAGAAAACTGTCTGAAATTTGTAAAAAGTATAATTTAAAGCTGATTGTTGACAATACGTTTTCTCCGTTGCAGATTTCGCCTATACATTTAGGTGCAGATATTGTGATTCACAGTTTAACGAAATTCATCAACGGAAGCAGTGATACAGTGGGCGGTGTTTATTGCGCATCTCAACAATTTATAGACGACACCAAAAATGTAAATAACGGAAGCTGTATGCTTCTCGGCCCAACTATGGATAGTTTTCGTTCGGCAAGTATTTTGAAAAACCTAAGAACTTTGCACATCAGAATGAAAAAACACAGTGATAATGCAATGTATCTCGCTGAAAGATTCGAAAAAGATGGCTTGAAAGTAAATTATCCTGGTTTAAAATCTCACAGAAATCATGAACTCATGAAATCTATGATGCACCAAGAATATGGTTTTGGTGGTTTATTAACCTTAGATGCAGGAACCGTAGACAAAGCCAATGAATTGATGGAAATGATGCAACAAGAAAACTTAGGCTACCTCGCCGTAAGTTTAGGTTTTTATAAAACTTTATTCTCTTGCAGCGGAAGTTCTACCTCATCTGAAATTCCTGAAGAAGAAAGAATTTCTATGGGACTTTCTGACGGTTTAATCAGATTTTCAATAGGTTTAGACCATGACATTGAAAGAACTTACCAAAAGATGAAAGCTTGTATGGTAAAAGTGGGGATTTTATAA
- the rbfA gene encoding 30S ribosome-binding factor RbfA — MNESNRQRKVAQIIQEDFAELFRKLASESKQNFLITVSDVKVTADLSIAKIYLSIFPQEFRTPIMKEIDENKSFYRNFIGQKMAKQVRIIPELNFYLDTTLDDVERIEKELKGLGDNPIL; from the coding sequence ATGAATGAAAGTAACAGACAAAGAAAAGTAGCACAGATTATTCAAGAAGATTTTGCTGAACTTTTTAGAAAACTCGCTTCAGAGAGCAAACAAAATTTTCTAATCACCGTTTCTGATGTAAAGGTAACGGCTGATTTAAGCATTGCTAAAATTTATTTGAGCATCTTTCCGCAAGAATTTAGAACGCCAATTATGAAGGAGATAGACGAAAATAAGTCTTTCTATAGAAATTTTATTGGTCAGAAAATGGCAAAACAAGTGCGAATTATTCCTGAACTTAATTTCTATTTAGACACTACATTAGATGATGTAGAACGTATAGAAAAAGAACTAAAAGGTCTGGGAGACAATCCTATTTTATAA
- a CDS encoding aminopeptidase P family protein, with protein sequence MTTKYEQISSSLFIKNRKKFVEKMQPNSLAIFNSNDIYPVSSDSTMPFAQHRDIFYLSGVGQEESVLLIFPDAYNEEHREILFLRETNEHIAVWEGEKLTKEKATEVSGVKTVLWLSDFDRIFYNLMNEAENIYLNRNEHYRAVLEVQTREDRFIERVKREFPLHKILRSNPILQHLRSIKEPEELELLQKACNITEKGVRRLLSFVKPGVWEYEIEAELMHEFLRNRSKGFAYTPIIASGENANVLHYIANNMQCKDGDLILLDIGAEYANYSSDLTRMIPVNGKFTARQKEIYNAVLDMKNFATSLLVPGNNWYDYHKECGEFYTSKFLELGLLDKADVQNQDKNWPAYKKYMMHGTSHHLGLDTHDYGILKDKFVENMVFTVEPGIYLPAEGFGVRIEDDVVIQNSGPAFNLMKNIPIEVEEIEELMNS encoded by the coding sequence ATGACAACTAAATACGAACAAATTTCTAGTTCACTTTTTATCAAAAATCGTAAAAAGTTTGTAGAAAAAATGCAGCCTAATTCTTTGGCTATTTTTAATTCTAATGATATTTATCCAGTAAGTTCAGACTCTACCATGCCTTTTGCGCAGCACAGAGATATTTTTTATCTGAGTGGAGTAGGCCAAGAGGAGAGTGTTTTGTTGATTTTTCCTGATGCTTACAATGAAGAACACCGTGAAATTCTTTTCTTAAGAGAGACCAATGAACATATCGCTGTTTGGGAAGGCGAAAAATTAACTAAAGAAAAAGCAACTGAGGTTTCTGGAGTGAAAACAGTGCTTTGGCTATCAGATTTTGATAGAATTTTCTATAATTTGATGAACGAAGCAGAAAATATTTATCTCAATAGAAATGAGCACTATAGAGCTGTTTTAGAAGTGCAAACTCGTGAAGACAGATTTATAGAAAGAGTAAAGAGAGAGTTTCCGCTTCATAAAATTTTAAGAAGTAATCCTATTCTTCAGCATTTGAGAAGTATCAAAGAACCAGAAGAGCTAGAATTATTACAAAAAGCGTGTAACATCACTGAAAAAGGGGTGAGAAGATTGCTTTCTTTCGTGAAACCAGGAGTTTGGGAATACGAAATTGAAGCAGAGCTCATGCACGAATTTTTGAGAAATAGAAGTAAAGGTTTTGCATATACACCTATTATTGCCAGCGGAGAAAACGCAAATGTCTTGCACTATATTGCCAATAATATGCAATGTAAAGATGGAGACTTAATTTTATTAGATATTGGTGCAGAATATGCCAATTATTCATCAGACCTTACCAGAATGATTCCTGTGAATGGTAAATTTACAGCGAGACAAAAAGAGATCTACAATGCAGTTTTAGACATGAAAAACTTTGCGACTTCTCTTTTAGTTCCTGGAAATAACTGGTACGATTATCATAAAGAATGTGGAGAGTTTTACACTTCTAAATTCTTGGAATTAGGACTTCTTGATAAAGCTGATGTTCAAAATCAAGACAAAAACTGGCCGGCTTATAAAAAATACATGATGCACGGCACATCTCACCATTTAGGTCTAGATACGCATGATTACGGAATTCTAAAAGATAAATTTGTAGAAAATATGGTATTCACCGTAGAGCCGGGAATTTATCTCCCAGCAGAAGGTTTTGGGGTTAGAATAGAAGATGATGTGGTTATTCAGAACTCTGGTCCTGCTTTTAATCTGATGAAAAACATTCCTATTGAAGTAGAAGAAATAGAAGAATTGATGAATTCTTAA